A window from Candidatus Dadabacteria bacterium encodes these proteins:
- a CDS encoding ketoacyl-ACP synthase III encodes MGFVKIASIGSYAPEKILSNSDLEKIVETSDEWIVSRTGIRERRILPEDEASSDMALRAAREALEAAGVSAGEVDVIVVATVTPDYLFPSTGCVLQSKLGAKNAYAFDILAGCSGFLYALHIGRDMIECGRARTVLAVGAESLSKIVDYEDRATCVLFGDGAGAAVLRSSDSPGILSSCMGSDGDNWNLLYMPGGGSRIPATEQSVRERSHFLKMEGNEVFKVAVKAMEVASEEALSLAGVTPADIDLFIPHQANLRIIEAIRKRMDMPESKISVNLDRYGNTSSASIPLALDEALREGRVGEGSTLLMAAFGAGFTWGSCVVRL; translated from the coding sequence ATGGGTTTCGTAAAAATTGCGTCCATAGGCTCCTACGCCCCCGAGAAAATACTTTCCAACAGCGACCTTGAGAAGATTGTTGAGACGTCCGATGAGTGGATAGTCTCCAGAACGGGCATAAGGGAGAGGAGGATACTGCCGGAAGACGAGGCGTCTTCCGACATGGCGTTGCGCGCCGCCCGCGAGGCGCTTGAAGCCGCCGGGGTTTCCGCCGGGGAGGTGGACGTGATAGTGGTTGCCACGGTTACGCCGGACTACCTTTTCCCCTCAACCGGATGCGTTCTGCAAAGCAAACTGGGGGCAAAAAACGCCTACGCCTTTGACATACTCGCGGGCTGTTCGGGCTTCCTCTACGCCCTTCACATAGGCAGGGACATGATAGAGTGCGGACGCGCCCGCACCGTGCTTGCGGTGGGCGCGGAATCCCTCTCAAAGATAGTTGACTACGAGGACAGGGCAACTTGCGTTCTTTTCGGGGACGGCGCCGGGGCGGCGGTTTTGCGCTCTTCCGACAGCCCCGGAATTCTTTCCTCCTGCATGGGCTCGGACGGCGACAACTGGAATCTGCTTTATATGCCGGGCGGCGGCTCGCGCATACCCGCGACCGAACAAAGCGTGCGGGAGCGCAGCCACTTTCTCAAGATGGAGGGCAACGAGGTTTTCAAGGTCGCGGTCAAGGCGATGGAGGTCGCGTCAGAAGAGGCGCTTTCCCTCGCCGGTGTTACGCCCGCGGACATAGACCTGTTTATACCTCATCAGGCGAACCTGAGAATAATAGAGGCAATCAGAAAGAGGATGGACATGCCGGAAAGCAAAATCTCGGTCAATCTTGACCGTTACGGCAACACGTCCTCCGCCTCAATACCGCTTGCCCTTGACGAGGCTCTGCGCGAAGGCAGGGTGGGAGAGGGCAGCACTCTGCTTATGGCCGCCTTCGGGGCGGGTTTCACCTGGGGCTCGTGCGTTGTGAGGCTGTGA
- a CDS encoding LLM class flavin-dependent oxidoreductase codes for MKFGVGLFSMQTHPDTKASHSQLYSGALRQTQLAEDSGFDSVWLSEHHFLEDGYCPSPLAMAAAMAAVTSTIRIGTAALILPLHNPLRIAEDAAVADNISGGRFDLGVAIGYRKEEFDGFGLSIKNRPSLIEEGIDILLKSWSDGPFSYHGKRFSCESVEVTPKPVQKPHIPLYIGAFEEPAVRRAGRLGYPLLIGPGRTMEMIHDTLGWYDSAARDAGRDPEGAEHVLLRETFVSGGRKGALEGGEKYIINMYRFYLSLGIKIFIRGEQVKGPDDPLFEHMAEDRFIIGTPDKCAEEIEKYRREAGINNIACRMVFPQAPPEETSRCIEMFGKEVIPAFKRA; via the coding sequence ATGAAATTTGGAGTCGGACTTTTCAGTATGCAGACGCATCCGGACACGAAAGCGAGCCACAGTCAACTTTATTCCGGGGCGTTGCGGCAGACGCAACTCGCCGAAGACTCGGGTTTTGATTCCGTCTGGCTGTCGGAACATCACTTTCTTGAAGACGGATACTGCCCCTCGCCGCTTGCAATGGCGGCCGCGATGGCGGCGGTCACAAGCACAATCCGCATAGGGACGGCGGCGCTTATCCTGCCCCTTCACAACCCGCTCCGCATAGCGGAGGACGCCGCCGTGGCGGACAACATCTCCGGCGGCAGGTTTGACCTCGGAGTCGCCATCGGATACCGCAAAGAGGAGTTTGACGGCTTCGGCCTTTCCATCAAAAACCGCCCCTCGCTGATTGAGGAGGGCATAGACATACTGCTTAAATCATGGTCGGACGGGCCGTTTTCATACCACGGCAAAAGGTTTTCGTGCGAGTCCGTGGAGGTTACGCCCAAGCCCGTTCAGAAACCGCACATTCCCCTGTATATCGGGGCGTTTGAAGAGCCCGCCGTCAGGAGGGCGGGGCGTCTTGGATACCCGCTGCTGATAGGCCCCGGGCGCACAATGGAGATGATACACGACACCCTCGGCTGGTATGACTCCGCCGCGCGCGACGCCGGGCGCGACCCCGAAGGCGCGGAACACGTCCTCCTCCGGGAGACCTTTGTGAGCGGCGGACGGAAAGGCGCGCTTGAAGGCGGGGAGAAATACATAATCAACATGTACAGGTTCTACCTGTCGCTCGGGATAAAGATCTTCATAAGGGGCGAGCAGGTAAAGGGGCCGGACGACCCTCTTTTTGAGCACATGGCAGAAGACCGCTTCATTATCGGAACGCCGGACAAGTGCGCGGAGGAAATTGAGAAATACCGCCGCGAGGCCGGTATAAACAACATAGCGTGCAGAATGGTGTTCCCTCAAGCGCCGCCCGAAGAGACTTCGCGCTGTATTGAGATGTTCGGAAAGGAAGTAATTCCCGCTTTCAAGCGGGCGTAA